Proteins found in one Artemia franciscana chromosome 13, ASM3288406v1, whole genome shotgun sequence genomic segment:
- the LOC136034851 gene encoding phosphatidylinositol 4-kinase alpha-like produces the protein MNNQLLHRLGYSLSLINSCPWEKVSKIWLLCPKLSSTGCVITNDEYNAVVSLGIYFLNSGFYHEDKIIPYLLKFVEQLPKCIFKQSKVAPKNEVIPLAEKFAFTFATLLSDIATRLESAKHGILDALIKTIIDLVDSLTKTLSDSNELDNQSSFNVCVHVTPLLIGYLRAFGRFSSGESPLLQLLYPKMKPDYGGISHRLQEKNLKNVKRTLSSSSVSSVDVSAFGSSSSLENKQMDFRTHFFCKLGSSFNQYAALTVLRDTSTSISISDGPIKELLDNLKRLSNNEFQTNLDKASLAVYNSKIVDNYPYRSVSETVNLAVIGCFREILHSKPDLPASFLKDVYQIVGDLFKNGSAELSRENRCDGEAKSPVDRYKLNVQLIAACIDTLVWAVSDEVSAESLAMKLVERIQTKAQFELPLHMTCLEALGKLAEKFPRCSNNFIIGSLKDFLIAPSLILVALERQADSFGSSLSSSCSIRSDRANCSALAAVNCLCEASVRSLCLALKAGQEVEKNATKALIFSVSYRIITNKEQERSEVLATRNSVMFLGRLALSCDNEKVADEILSLFQTQFGSGSLERDKLIMEQMGRMAVGNIGPTFTDSVLRFLTSVAVEGAHLSYTPPGTIDRKALNRTMASEALSTFAQVATDIQGDVEMNDLLVRLLEIFVQFGLESKKASEKAPIAAKASSCAFNLGMLIPVIASLVRRMPHINPPEVRLHKLFKDFWLYYVVMRFTQEECGIYPHEWYKGLCEIVVKSPLLISQTPFISEFRELQYTAALRTDGVQSTEVQEFRNQILNLLGNPPQDVSNIIGKLTFAQCTYLLCVYWLEVLRVKHSDKPNFYYIFDYINDPAIQKDKSQIWKCVLSVGEKIFSEFLDVMASRPKTVETGKELENHAQFLLLYFNHPNDHVRMVADRYLSTLVSKFPQVLWNGNVLRTMLDILQMLSKTLDLDPNEGPTKIQVPGMRKSILLPDTLDGRENIVHDYADRIKGILKVALMGFNSEGRWAPNTTRSHLQQYWLESGNSTSVYDHCGLSIIIEAIQECKNSYASTIPVPSTEKRSYRVKNDVSRFLDGTNQRSRFSGEVHGDVNRQKIVADLLVAVKSRNVVAMKEAYWLATALAIKLDKIDRHLLKIIGSVPVDFFEEVPMKVAINCWNWSLSAKQDLEFLLLEEILLAWKATVERKMGLFSLDIPEDSPLAADEDSILEPKPPNVAAHNLWIRFFLERIEVAKCSSQDHIELFAMMLHGCLPLDIDERWNFISRHPAACGVRFRLLHCGLSLLQMDDLLPKSVNKNVLRERIYQTCLDYFAGPVKCPTQKEQKLLEDTISLLKFWQASVAGESENTLNLSFGEARSTPVSDVTKTSGGWINTVNLPGGSTISWKNIRTKKALGSEEKVRVYNRKRTLILSLLAVEIEFFSTWHNPLGSVENQLPGEQTVLQWRQSQYPINEKHWKEIINSSWDISPSLTVFLPSRLKNIEVATKEVERLVQLHPDHVAHIPEALDFLVTADSIINDIPMLSYMLHWERVSPVKALSYFSRQYPQHPITAQYAVRCLNSYPPDAVLFYIPQLVQAIRYDTLSYLQEFVKTLAKRSQLVAHQLIWNMNVNKFKDEEGHLKDPDLYDILDGTVSTIIESLSDAASNFYRREFEFFEAITSISGKIRNFPKGIERKRACDNALGLIKVQSGCYLPSSPEALVLDIDYNSGTPLQSAAKAPFLAKFKVVRHGIKEVENIALKNAQIPRSCNEYVQAAIFKVGDDVRQDMLALQVISLFKKIFQQVGLNLFLFPYRVVATAPGCGVIECVPKATSRDNLGRQTDIGLYDYFLNKYGDETTQEYQHARRNFVRSMAAYSVVGYLLQIKDRHNGNIMLDEDGHIIHIDFGFMFESSPGGNIGFEPDIKLTEEMLMIMGGKLDAAPFKWFMELCVQAFLAVRPYHEAIISLVSLMLDTGLPCFRGQTIKLLRARFGPQMTDREAAASMIEVVRKSTLNPRTKTYDYIQMVQNGIPY, from the coding sequence ATGAATAATCAACTACTGCATCGTCTTGGCTACTCACTGTCTTTAATCAACTCCTGTCCTTGGGAAAAGGTGTCAAAGATCTGGTTACTTTGTCCCAAGCTTTCATCCACTGGGTGTGTGATTACAAATGATGAATACAATGCAGTTGTTTCACTTggaatatatttcctaaattctgGCTTCTATCATGAAGATAAAATTATACCTTATCTACTAAAGTTTGTAGAACAACTGCCTAAATGTATATTTAAACAGTCAAAGGTTGCaccaaaaaatgaagttattccACTGGCTGAAAAATTTGCATTCACCTTTGCTACTCTGCTAAGTGACATTGCTACCAGGCTGGAATCTGCCAAACATGGTATCCTGGATGCCCTCATTAAGACGATCATAGACCTTGTAGATTCCTTGACGAAGACATTATCGGACAGCAATGAGCTAGATAATCAAAGCTCGTTCAATGTCTGCGTTCACGTAACCCCTCTTCTGATTGGCTATCTAAGAGCATTTGGAAGGTTTTCTAGTGGTGAATCTCCGCTTTTACAGCTCCTTTATCCGAAAATGAAACCCGATTATGGAGGAATTTCGCATAGACTCcaggaaaaaaatttgaagaatgtGAAGAGAACTTTATCATCTAGTTCTGTCTCCAGTGTAGATGTTTCTGCTTTCGGGAGTTCCTCAAGCCTGGAGAATAAGCAAATGGATTTTCGAACCCATTTCTTTTGCAAGCTGGGCTCTAGTTTCAACCAATACGCGGCATTGACGGTTCTAAGAGATACATCCACTTCGATTTCAATATCAGATGGTCCAATAAAGGAATTACTCGACAACTTGAAAAGGCTGTCCAACAACGAGTTCCAGACAAATTTAGACAAGGCATCTTTAGCAGTGTATAACAGCAAAATAGTTGACAACTATCCTTATCGATCTGTCAGTGAAACTGTGAATTTAGCTGTCATTGGGTGTTTTCGGGAAATTCTGCATAGCAAACCAGATTTGCCTGCAAGCTTTCTGAAGGATGTTTACCAAATTGTGGgtgatttgttcaaaaatggATCCGCCGAGCTTAGTCGAGAAAACCGTTGCGATGGTGAAGCGAAATCTCCAGTGGATCGGTACAAGTTAAACGTCCAATTAATTGCAGCTTGTATTGATACATTGGTCTGGGCAGTCTCAGATGAAGTCTCGGCTGAAAGTCTTGCTATGAAGCTGGTTGAAAGAATACAGACGAAAGCCCAATTTGAACTACCGTTGCACATGACATGTCTTGAGGCTCTGGGAAAACTAGCTGAAAAATTCCCTAGATGTTCCAACAACTTCATCATTGGGAGTCTCAAAGACTTTTTAATTGCTCCGTCATTGATATTAGTGGCTTTGGAGCGTCAGGCTGACTCCTTTGGCTCCAGTTTAAGCTCTTCCTGTTCAATTCGAAGCGATAGAGCGAATTGTTCAGCCCTAGCTGCTGTGAACTGTCTTTGTGAAGCATCTGTCCGGAGTTTGTGCCTAGCACTCAAAGCTGGTCAAGAGGTTGAAAAGAACGCAACAAAAGCTCTCATCTTTTCTGTGTCCTATCGGATTATCACTAATAAAGAACAGGAGCGATCTGAGGTTTTAGCCACTCGTAATTCGGTGATGTTTCTGGGCCGTCTAGCATTGAGTTGTGACAATGAAAAAGTCGCAGATGAAATTCTGTCTTTGTTCCAAACCCAATTTGGGTCAGGATCCTTGGAAAGAGATAAGCTGATTATGGAGCAAATGGGACGAATGGCTGTTGGAAATATTGGGCCCACATTTACTGACTCTGTTTTACGATTTTTGACATCGGTGGCGGTCGAAGGCGCCCACTTAAGCTACACTCCTCCGGGTACAATTGATAGAAAGGCCTTAAATAGGACTATGGCGTCGGAAGCGCTAAGCACTTTTGCTCAAGTAGCCACAGATATTCAAGGGGATGTGGAAATGAACGATCTATTAGTTCGGCTTCTTGAAATATTTGTTCAGTTTGGCCTCGAATCGAAGAAGGCCAGTGAAAAGGCGCCAATTGCTGCTAAAGCATCTAGTTGTGCCTTCAATTTGGGTATGCTTATTCCAGTTATTGCCTCTCTAGTGCGACGGATGCCTCATATAAATCCACCAGAAGTTCGTCTTCACAAGCTATTTAAGGACTTCTGGCTTTACTATGTCGTAATGCGTTTCACTCAAGAAGAGTGCGGTATATATCCTCATGAATGGTACAAGGGTCTCTGTGAAATAGTCGTAAAATCGCCTTTACTAATTTCACAAACTCCATTCATATCAGAATTTAGAGAACTTCAATATACAGCAGCTCTTAGAACAGATGGCGTTCAAAGCACTGAAGTCCAGGAGTTTCGAAATCAAATTCTCAATCTACTTGGGAATCCTCCACAAGATGTCAGCAATATTATTGGAAAGTTAACCTTTGCACAATGTACTTATCTCTTGTGTGTTTATTGGTTGGAGGTTTTGAGAGTGAAACATTCTGATAAGCCGAATTTCtactatatttttgattatataaatGACCCAGCGATTCAGAAAGATAAAAGCCAGATTTGGAAGTGTGTATTAAGTGTTGGTGAGAAAATATTCTCCGAGTTTTTGGACGTGATGGCCTCAAGACCTAAAACGGTAGAGACGGGGAAGGAGCTTGAAAACCACGCCCAATTTCTCTTGCTCTATTTTAATCATCCTAATGATCATGTGAGAATGGTTGCTGATCGGTATCTATCAACGCTTGTGAGCAAGTTTCCTCAAGTTTTGTGGAATGGCAACGTGTTAAGAACCATGCTAGACATACTTCAGATGTTATCGAAAACTTTGGATTTGGATCCCAACGAAGGGCCTACAAAGATTCAAGTCCCTGGCATGCGGAAATCAATATTATTGCCTGACACATTGGATGGTAGAGAGAATATTGTTCATGATTACGCCGATCGTATCAAAGGCATTCTGAAGGTAGCCTTGATGGGTTTCAATTCTGAAGGTAGATGGGCACCGAACACGACCCGTTCACATCTTCAACAGTATTGGCTCGAGAGTGGTAATTCCACTTCTGTCTATGACCACTGTGGTCTCTCTATTATTATAGAAGCCATCCAAGAATGCAAAAATTCCTATGCTTCAACGATTCCTGTGCCCTCTACTGAGAAACGAAGTTACCGAGTGAAGAATGACGTTTCTCGTTTCTTGGATGGAACAAATCAACGAAGTAGGTTCTCTGGTGAAGTGCATGGTGATGTAAATCGTCAGAAAATTGTGGCTGACTTATTAGTTGCCGTAAAATCCAGAAATGTTGTGGCTATGAAAGAAGCTTATTGGTTGGCTACTGCTTTGGCTATCAAACTGGACAAGATTGATAGACACTTACTAAAGATAATTGGTTCTGTACCGGTTGATTTTTTTGAAGAGGTTCCAATGAAGGTGGCAATTAACTGCTGGAATTGGAGTTTGTCAGCCAAACAAGACTTGGAGTTCTTACTACTGGAAGAAATACTTTTGGCTTGGAAGGCAACTGTTGAACGGAAGATGGGTCTCTTTTCCCTCGATATACCTGAAGATAGTCCATTAGCTGCAGATGAAGACAGTATCCTCGAGCCAAAACCGCCTAATGTTGCTGCTCATAATCTTTGGATCCGTTTCTTTCTTGAAAGAATAGAAGTGGCAAAATGCTCAAGTCAAGATCATATTGAACTCTTCGCCATGATGCTGCATGGCTGCTTACCGCTTGATATTGATGAAAGATGGAATTTTATAAGCAGGCATCCTGCTGCTTGTGGAGTTCGGTTTAGATTGCTACACTGTGGACTTAGTTTGCTGCAGATGGACGATCTCCTCCCAAAATcagtaaataaaaatgttcttcGTGAAAGGATTTATCAAACCTGTTTGGACTATTTCGCTGGCCCAGTGAAATGCCCCACGCAAAAGGAGCAGAAACTTTTAGAAGATACAATTTCACTTCTGAAATTCTGGCAAGCTAGCGTTGCTGGTGAGAGTGAGAACACCCTAAACTTATCTTTTGGTGAAGCTAGGTCAACTCCGGTTAGTGACGTAACAAAAACCTCTGGTGGCTGGATAAACACCGTGAATCTACCAGGTGGTAGCACCATCTCCTGGAAAAATATTAGAACGAAAAAAGCTCTGGGATCTGAGGAGAAAGTTCGTGTTTATAATCGAAAGAGGACTTTAATTTTATCTCTTCTGGCTgttgaaattgaatttttctcaACGTGGCACAATCCTCTTGGATCAGTTGAAAATCAGCTACCCGGTGAGCAGACAGTACTACAATGGAGACAATCACAGTATCCAATCAATGAAAAACACTGGAAAGAAATCATAAATTCCTCTTGGGATATAAGCCCATCGCTTACTGTATTCCTGCCATCAAGactgaaaaatatagaagttgcAACGAAAGAGGTAGAGCGTTTAGTTCAGCTTCATCCTGACCACGTGGCCCACATTCCTGAAGCTCTTGACTTTCTTGTCACTGCCGATTCAATTATTAACGACATTCCAATGTTGTCATATATGCTTCATTGGGAGCGTGTGTCTCCTGTAAAAGCACTTTCTTATTTTTCGAGACAGTACCCGCAACATCCAATCACGGCACAGTATGCGGTACGATGTTTGAATAGTTATCCTCCAGATGCCGTCTTATTTTACATTCCCCAGCTGGTGCAGGCAATTCGTTATGATACGCTATCATATTTACAAGAATTTGTCAAAACTCTTGCAAAGAGGTCACAGCTGGTTGCTCACCAACTTATTTGGAACATGAATGTTAATAAGTTCAAAGACGAAGAAGGCCATCTAAAAGACCCAGATCTCTATGATATCTTAGATGGCACTGTAAGCACTATAATTGAATCACTCTCAGATGCTGCCAGCAATTTTTATAGAcgagaatttgaattttttgaggCCATAACTTCAATTAGTGGGAAAATCAGAAATTTCCCTAAAGGGATAGAAAGAAAAAGAGCTTGTGACAATGCGCTTGGACTAATAAAAGTTCAAAGTGGCTGTTATTTACCGTCCAGTCCCGAAGCCCTTGTTCTGGATATTGACTATAATAGTGGCACGCCACTTCAAAGTGCTGCTAAAGCGCCATTTTTAGCCAAGTTCAAAGTTGTACGACACGGTATAAAAGAAGTAGAAAATATTGCACTGAAAAATGCACAAATACCAAGGTCTTGTAATGAGTATGTACAAGCAGCCATATTTAAGGTGGGTGACGATGTGCGACAAGATATGCTCGCTCTTCAGGTTATTTCCTTGTTCAAGAAGATATTTCAACAAGTGGGTCTCAACTTGTTCCTGTTCCCTTATCGGGTTGTTGCTACTGCACCAGGATGTGGAGTCATTGAATGTGTGCCGAAAGCAACGTCAAGAGATAATCTTGGGAGACAAACTGATATTGGATTGTATGACTACTTCTTGAATAAATACGGTGACGAGACAACTCAAGAATATCAACATGCTCGAAGGAATTTCGTCCGGTCTATGGCTGCGTACAGTGTTGTCGGCTACCTTCTTCAAATTAAAGACAGGCACAACGGGAATATTATGCTAGATGAAGATGGTCATATTATACACATAGATTTCGGATTTATGTTCGAGTCATCACCTGGAGGGAACATAGGCTTTGAACCCGATATTAAGCTCACAGAAGAAATGCTAATGATTATGGGTGGTAAATTAGATGCAGCACCCTTTAAATGGTTTATGGAACTGTGTGTTCAAGCTTTCTTGGCTGTCAGGCCATACCATGAAGCCATCATATCTCTAGTCTCTTTAATGCTGGATACTGGTTTACCATGCTTTCGAGGGCAAACCATTAAGCTGCTTCGGGCTCGGTTTGGACCACAGATGACAGACCGGGAAGCCGCCGCTTCTATGATTGAAGTTGTCAGAAAATCTACTTTGAATCCCagaactaaaacttatgactaCATTCAGATGGTCCAAAATGGAATTCCGTACTAA